AGGTGAGTCACAAATCTCCCCCTGAAACAAAAACATATCACCATGTGAATATTTTCAGAAATTCGACTAAGACTTTGTGGCTGAACAATTTATCAGCCTATGGGAGACTGACTCTGGCCATCAAGGGTCCCAGTACTGTCTAGGTCCAGACGGAGGATGGGTTCTGTGTCGTCTCCTTCTGCCCCACGGAGCCTGGGGCCTACACCCTCTCAGACAAATTCACGGAGGAACATGTGCCAGGTAGCTACACTATTTCTGTGAAGAAATGTTAGTAAATAGATTAGTTTGAAAAGAGAAGCTGTGTTTGTATTCAAACCGTATgtaatgtacactacatgaccaaaagtatgtggacacctgctcatcaaccatctcattcaaaaatcatgggcattaatatggagttggtcccccccccctttgctgcaataacagcctccactcttctgggaaggctttccacgagatgtaggaacattgctacggggacttccattcagccacgagcattagtgaggccgGGCACTGACGTTggatgattaggcctggctccaattcatcccaaaggtgtttgatggggttgaggtcagggctctgtgcaggccagtcatgttcttccccaccgatctcaacaaaccatttctgtatggacctcgctttacgcatgggggcattgtcatgctgaaacaggaaagggcctttcccaaactgttgccacaaagttggaagcacaaaattgtctagaatgtcattgtatgctgtagcattaagatttcccttcactggaactaaggggcctagcccgaaccatgaaaaacagtgttccggagtccaatggcggagagctttacaccactccagccgacgcttggcattgcgtagGGTGATCTTAGGCTGGTGTGTGGCAGAGGTGACAGAGTGGCTATGTCAGAGAAGGCATAACCCACTTCCAGGGATCTGCAACTATCGCCAGTGTGAGCAACGTGTATGGGATTAACCTCAAcatagcaggtagaggaggagcctTCTGACCTAATCTTTTTTTAATGACGTCACGGAGTCAACCTGAGTGAGCTCTGTCTGCCATTTTACAGGTCTGGATGCCCGACACATTTCTGCCCATGTGTCCAGTCCCTCTGGGGCCATAGAAGAAGCAGACATCACAACAACAGAAGATGACATCTACTCTGAGCTTCATGCCCAGTGAGACGGGTGTCCATGCACTTAGTGTGAGGTACAAAGGCCAGCAGATCCCTGGCAGTCCTTGCCAGTACACTGTGGGTCTACTATGGGAGGGAGGACCAGAGAAGGTGCAGGCTTGGAGACTGGGACTTCAGAGTGCTCAAGCAAGCTTTCCAGTTGTATCCCTAGATAAGTTACTTATCTTCTtatggacgctagcgtcccacctggccaacatctggtgaaattgcagagtgccaaacacaaaatacagaaatagtcaaattaaacattcataaaaatacaagtgttatacatcagcttaaagatgaacttcttgttaatccagccgctgtcaGATTTCacaaaggctttacggcgaaagcataccatgcgattatctgaggacagcgccccgcttacaaaagcatacaaacattttacaaccaagtaaaggaattacaaaagtcagaaatagcgatttaaaattaatcacttacctttgatcttcatatggttgcagtcacaagagtcccagctacacaaatgtttgttttgttcaataaagtccctctttatgtcccaaaaactcagtttggtTGGcaagttttgttcagtaatccactggctcaaaggcagtcatgacatgcagacgaatacatcctaatagtaccggtaaagtttgtcgaaacatgtcaatcgatgtttataattaatcctcaggttgtctattgtctaaataatcgataaaatttcaaccggacaatagcgttttcaatagaaaggaaaaataaCGAAGGGCGCGCAATCGGTCACCCGCGCAAACCAGCTCTGCTTCTTTCTACAGTCCACTGAAAGTGAAAGAATGGTCTGATTCTTCcttatttttcagaaaacaagcctgaaacagtctaaagactgacatctagtggatgccataggaactgcaatctgggtcctatcctattacatactgtataggcattcaaCTGAAAAGTACCCACATCAAaaatatcccacttcctggatggattttcctcaggttttcgcctgccatatcagttctgttatacacacagtcattattttaacagtttggaaactttagagtgctttctatccaatactaccatgcatatgcatatcctagcttctggacctgagcaacaggcagtttacattgggcacctcattcatccaaaattcaaaatactgccccctacccaagaggttAAAGTACATATAAATGCATGTGGTTCTATGGTACTGTATGGAGTGCAGACGTTCTAGTTTGTGTGTGCCTTGCACATGTGTTGAATCTCTTTTTTTTCTGTGCAGCTGATTTCAGTATCTGGGCTCGAGGCAGGTGCCGGTAACAATGGAGGGCCCAGGTCAGGCAGAGCTCACCTTTGAGGACAGGGAAGATGGCTTCTGTGGGATCTCCTACATTGCTCAGGAACCAGGTATAGAAACACAGGCCTCACCTCCACATTGTCCCCTGACACATTCAATGTAAAACAGAGATTCACCAAAAATTATGCGTTTTCCTCTTGGTGACttttttcatttaactaggcatttaactaggcaagttggttaagaacaatttcttatttataatgacggcctaccccggccaaaccctaatgacgccgggccaattgtgcgctatgGGACTATGAAGTGTCAGTCAAATTCAATGACGAGCACATTCAGGACAGTCCTTACCTGGTGCCAGTGTATGGCTCTGCTGGAGATGATGCATCAGGGTCGGGACAGACCAAAGGTATCTATCAGTACTATTATTTTATGGAGATTTACTGTCTCAAATGTGTCTTTCCATATCTCATTTAGAGGGGGAAATTAGGCGCACAAACTACATACGGATCATATCGTAACATTTTATCACCCATCACAGGTCATCTGATGAGGAAGGGTAATCAATGGCTGATTTGCATCCTCTCTATGGTCCTCCTTCCAGACTGATGCCTATAAGGTTGTCAGTAGCGGGCCAGGCCTGAGTGAAGCCTGTATGGGAAGGAGAAACATCTTCAATGTGGACTGCAGTAAAGCTGGTGAGCCTACATGGAGCTAAAGATGGGGACAGAGATCAAATATCTCCTTTTACAGATTGTACTTTAGGTCTCAGTTTTTGACTTCTTGATCATGCaagtgtaaccctctcaccacaGGCTCGGATGAATCAGCATGGGAATAATCTCAGTAAATTAACTAAATTAACTTTTCCCCTAACTGTGCTCGTTAGGGGAAAACAAATTAGAGACTAGGTATATAACTAATATATATTTAAATCATAGATTACTGTTTCCAGAAAGTTCTCCCATGCAATTCAAAAGTGACTCAAGGAAAATACAACCACACACTGAATACAATTTGACTTGGATACTAGTAAATCTAAATTATCAGTCACACAATCAATCACACTATAAGGAAATACAAATCTAAGACTAAGAAACAGGCTTTCTGCTAAATGCAATTCGAAATCTCTCGATGTAAAAGTTTAAGCTCAACAACAATAGTGTAATCTTCTCCTCACAGCTTGAGCAGAGGCAGGAGTCCCAGAGCCCCAAAAAGTTCCTTGCAACAGCAAACCCAGAGTTCACGTAATTGGCCCAAAAACTTAACCAGGCTTCTAATTGACTAAACCAAGTCCGATTACTTCACATGAATGTAAGGTCAAAATAATTAAGTAGACAGTAcagtaaataattaaaccaacctctcaggtagcctagtggttagcgcattgggccagtaaccaaaaggttgctagcccaatccccgaactgacaaggtaaatatgtcgttctgcccctgaacaagacagttaacccactgctcctaggccgtcattttaaataagaatttgttcttaaccgacttgcctagttaaataatgattGACAGGTTGTTTATTTGAAGCTTGTACATGAAAGCCACACAAGTGTTTGATGCATTTACAAAATTATGCATTTTATCTAAACGCACTGAACTTTATTACGGCCGacaggttcagtacacatcaaTGCATTCTGTATTTGAAAGTAGGTTCTTTGAGTTCTCGTACGAAAACTTTACCTAACGTCATTCATTAATAACttagttaccatacccggtctttGTTTTTCTTtgacttttttaaattttttatctcTGCTTTGCTTTTCATATTGTATTAATGTGTATGTTTTTGTTATTagagctcatctgtaaaagagacctttgtCTCAAGATGACTCCCTGCTAAAATAGTCTCAACAGCAAAGGCTGTAGTAAAACGTAATGTTTCTAATACATGGTTTTAACATTGTATTACACAATAATTAGTTATATTGTAAGTTTTAAACACTAATGAAAGAATGGTGAGGACAACAATCGGAACTTCACTTCAACTTTAATACCATAAGGTACACTGGAGGAATATACACAGAAATGGCAATGACATATTGTACCTGTAATTTTTAGGTGAGGCCATAAAATCTCCTCCCTCGGTTGACATACAAGATTCTACTTGATTGGTCAATTCAGAAAGGTGGGTAGGCCGTGTGTAAAATATGAATGACATTGAACATAGACTAGAGAAGATAAGCATGTCTGAGACAAAAACAAGCTTGCAGCTGTCTGATAAGAAACAAGGAAGCGTTCAAATAATCATCAAAACAAGATTTTATGGTCCGGGAATATATGTGAAAAGATGCATCAAACTATTCAACTATTGTGAGAAACaatttttaataaatgtatgaGTAGCATCTGGAGAAGTAGCCTTATCTTGGTGAGAGAATAACACCAGTCTCATACGAGCCATCTGTCTTCTCTATTACCAGCCCCTCCCCTTCTAAATCAGCCTATTCCTCTCCTGACTGTGACACTAGATGTTGCTTTTGTTAGTAATACGCTGGTTATTATAGGTCATAGTTAATAATTACCCAATTAATATATGTTGTTagtatctaatcatggcatgcatGTACAGCCTAGAGagcctcagagcatgcacagaccagctggctggtgtgtttacggacatattcaatcaatccctatcccagcctGCTGtcaccacatgcttcaagatcgCCACCATTGTTCCGGGACCCAAGAAGGAAAAAAtatctgaactaaatgactactgccccatagcactcacttctgtcatcatgaagtgctttgagagactagtcaaggatcatatcacctccaccttaccggccaccatagacccacttcagtttgcataccgccccaacaggtccacagacgatgcaagaatgctgttcattgactgcagttcagcattcaacaccatagtaccctccaagctcatcatcaagctggaggccctgggtctcaaccccgccctgtgcaattgggtcctggactttctaatGGGCTGCAGCTGTCCAGGTGGTgaatgtaggaaacaacatctccacttcgctgactaTCAACACTGGGGgggcccacaagggtgcgttctcagccttctcctgtactccatgttcacccatgactgcgtggccatgcatgcctccaactcaatcaagtttgcagacgacacaacagttgtgGACTTGATtaacaacaacgacgagacagcctacaaggaggtggtgagggcactcggagtgtggtgtcaggaaaataacctaactCAACgttgctgcctacattgagactcaatcactggacactttaataaatagatcactggacactttaaataatgccactttaacaatgtttacttatcttacattactcatgtgtatatactgtattttattgcaccttgcctatgccgatcggccatcgctcatccatatatactactcaaaaaaataaagggaacacttaaacaacacatcctagatctgaatgaaagaaataatcttattaaatacatttttctttacatagttgaatatgctgacaacaaaaatcacacaaaaataatcaatggaaatccaatttatcaacccatggaggtctggatttggagtcacactcaaaattaaagtggaaaaccacactacaggttgatccaactttgatgtaatgtccttaaaacaagtcaaaatgaggctcagtagtgtgtgtggcctccacgtgcctgtatgacctccctacaacgcctgggcatgctcctgatgaggtggcggatggtctcctgagggatctcctcccagacctggactaaagcatccgccaactcctggacagtctgtggtgcaacgtggcgttggcggatggagcgagacatgatgtcccagatgtgctcaattggattcaggtctggggaacgggcgggccattccatagcatcaatgccttcctcttgcagaaactgctgacacactccagccacatgaggtctagcattgtcttgcattaggaggaacccagggccaaccgcaccagcatatggtctcacaaggggtctgaggatctcatctcggtacctaatggcagtcaggctacctctggtgagcacatggagggctgtgcggcccctcaaagaaatgccaccgcaccccatgactgacccaccgccaaaccggtcatgctggaggatgttgcaggcagcagaacgttctccacagcgtctccagactctgtcacgtctgtcacgtgctcagtgtgaacctgctttcatctgtgaagagcacagggcgccagtggcgaatttgccaatcttggtgttctctggcaaatgccaaacgtcctgcacggtgttgggctgtaagcacaacccccacctgtggacgttgtgccctcataccaccctcatggagtctgtttctgaccgtttgagcagacacatgcacatttgtggcctgctggaggtcattttgcagtgctctggcagtgcttctcctgctcctccttgcacaaaggcggaggtagcggtcctgctgctgggttgttgccctcctacggcctcctccatgtctcctgatgtactggcctgtctcctggtagcgcctccatgctctggacactacgctgacagacacagcaaaccttcttgccacagctcgcattgatgtgccatcctggatgagctgcactacctgagccacttgtgttggttgtagacttcgtctcattctaccactagagtgaaagcaccgccagcattcaaaagtgaccaaaacatcagccaggaagcataggaactgagaagtggtctgtggtccccacctgcagaaccactcctttattgggggtgtcttgctaattgcttatttccacctgttgtctattccatttgcacaacagcatgtgaaatgtattgccaatcagtgttgcttcctaagtggacagtttgatttcacagaagtgtgattgacttggagttacattgtgttgtttaagtgttccctttatttttttgagcagtgtatttatatgtacagattctcattcacccctttagatttgtgtgtatcagGTAGTTGTTGGCGGTGTTAGATTACTAGTTCAATATTACTGCAATGTCtgcactagaagcacaagcatttcgctacactcgcattaacatctgctaaccgtgtgtatgtgaccaataaaatttgatttgtgtgAAGCTCAATAACCTTGAATCTCTGTGAGCTGTAAAGGAGGGGCTCATTATCTCACTGAGtcgctgaggtgtgtgtgtgtgtctctgtctgagggagggggagagattcCTCTTCAATTTAGTAACATTAGTCAATTTCCCCAACAATATCACTATATGCAGCGGAAGTGACTCTTTTGTTtaagacaaaaatataaatgtatacaAAACACTAATGCATTAATTATTTTTATGATCTTGTCTTAGGTGTTAACTTGCTTCTGGTGGGGATGCATGGTCCCACTGTGGTGTGAGGACATGTCAAACACCTTGGCTATGATGTCAACTATGTTATCAAGGAGGGGGCAGCTATATATTGGCTGTGAAGTGGGGAGAGGAGTATATTCCAGGGTCTCCTTTCCATGTCATTGCCTCTGTTGGGGTTTgtttccttgtcaatcattgatTCATTGGTGAAATTATCATTATGACTATCTTTAATTAAATAATTCAAAAACCTTTAacgcaattgcagacagaagttgacatcAGGAACATAGCGCATGTTCCTGAGTAAGTTCTGAAAATATAAAAAGTCCCAAGTTATTTTATTAAACCCAAAGTCCAGCCCTTGTGATGTCACTGCATACGTCATTACCTTCTACTCTtcagaccaagcccatgcatacaCAGCTATATAAGCTTGCAAGAGAGATATAATagttccagtgttttctaaggCCTAGGCAATAAATGTCCACTCTCCAAAGTTATTTTATTGTGGTCCtacactcccctgcagagttctgtctcagtCACACATTTTTCAGAGGGGTCTCTTTTATAAGAGGCAGAGAGACCAGAAAACAACTGTGGAAAAATACTAAACCTCtttaatgaatatatatattgttaatttgtagtctaggaccctataaatgtaaggagggcggggtcttataacccctccccttctattaatacaacataagcataatcaattattataatacatcaaacatttgatacagcccctatcatgacccctaGGTGAACTCCTGACACCTCATAAAGGTGTCTCATTCTGTGCCTAGACAACATAAGTCCCAGGGCCAAGAGATtataaggagagggggagagtggaggagtTTGGGAAGTTGAGTGCATGAAAGCAATTGTTTACAGCAATTAATTATAATACTTATCATGGAGAGAAAAAATGATGTATATCCTTCTGAATCTGATTCTTGGATGTATAGCAATCATTGCACTCTTTCTGCTGTTATATTTGGCCAACTAGAGTTCTTAGTCAATAGATGTTTTTATACTGTAAAAAAATACTATAAACACTTTTTTTTACATGAAATATTTTATTTCAACACTTTGAATGGACTTAGTTTGTTTTGTATTGCATAAATTACGTCACTCAGACTATAGACACATTTAAATGAATGTTTTAACTAACCCTTTAACTgtctgtcacgtctactcccctTCTCCAGTGCTCAACGTCGCCGGTTTACTAACCACTGGTCCTGGCAATCATCATTACACATGCCTGAcatcatcattacgcgcacctgcgcctcattatgaggcacacctggactcactacactgattacctcccctatatctgtcactcccttggcTCCATTGCCCAGGCAGTATTGGTTATGTGTTACATGTCCAGACGTAACTTCTGTTTTGTATCGTTCTGTTACttgtattattaaactcacctgcTTCTTGACTCATTGTTTCTCCGTTACACTGTCTCTTCTGGAAAAACATACAGAGCTCTACCAGGCGGTTGAGCTGTCAAAAGATGGTGATTAGAAATACCACATTAGAATGGCAATTTGCGAACACTGAACTGCAGCAACCCATAAGGATACAAATTATGGAAATTGGTGCAGGAGGGCTGGGGGAGTTAACCAATCAAGTtcaaatgaatatttgtgtccaCTGACAACATGCTCTACCagcccatagagaatagggttaaAGATTGACTGATTCTATGAATGATGCGTAATTTGGAATAATATGAATTTACTTGCGAATAGAAACATTTGGAGTCATATTGTAAAACATTAAGTGAAACATGCAACTAAAACAAAGCAAATTATTTCCCTAATGTGAAGCAATAAAGGTCATGAACATGGCATGATTGAACTGTAATACGTCACAGAGGGAAACGTGTGCGTCCCCTTTAAAAAATTGACACAATTATTTAGCGACAGATCAATAGGAGTTCTCTATAAACCAGTGACTAGTAGGACTGTCCGCCGTCAACGTACTCAATTCCAGTTGAACTTATCAACATTCAGGAGAAGATAACCAGGCAAATAAATAATTTCCACGCATCTCACATCTGGGTCGTTAGACAGACAGATCAACGAAGCTGATTGAGCTCTTCTGGTAGATTCCCATACTAAACCGACCCATGACAGTTATTCAAAGGGAATAAAAAACACATCACCATATCAAGTAAGTTTCTTACTTCATTTATTACACAATTTATAGCCATTTTAGTAGGATTAAATTGATTAGGCCTACTACCTATTGTCCCATGTCcctccctgaccccccccccagggAAGGTCAAATCAGAACTACTGGTACTAACCCATAACTATACAATAGGCATAATGTGTATAACAGCGTGTGTGTTGATTTTGAACAGGTGAGCCATGGCAGCGGATTTAGATATGGTGAACTTGTTGGTCATTGCTGGTGCAACGTTGGCCATTCCTATTCTGTCTTTTGTGGCCTCTTTTATCCTCTGGCCCTCGGCCCTCATCAAAATATATTACTGGTAAGGTATAGTGCTGTATTTCACTCCTCTTGTGTGGTGTCGAATTCTTATAGACAGTTTTATGGATTAGAAAGGAAGGTTGCTAAAGGGAGAGATTATTTTTTGTACCCTTTTCACCTCCTTTAGACATCTGCATAAAAGAGATCCCACCCACCACTGAATAAACTGCACTATAATAGTAGAAAAGATTGATTCTAGCCTTCAGTCCCCCTATAACCACATCCTGCGCTACACCACAGCCAGATTCACGTCTCTTTTTCCTGCTCAGGTGCAACATGCAGCATGAGTCATAACAAAGCTCTAAAGACATTCTTGTTCTTGCTAAAAGGGAAATCCAAAATAGAAACAGTAAAAAAGCAGAACACTCATCTTTCTCTACATGTtgcagagagagactcagagagaaagagaaacagtatTTATCAATTCCTCAATAGGTACTGGAGGAGGACCCTGGGTCTACAGGTGCGCTACGCAGACTGTGGGGGGTACCGCTTCTGTTACTCTTACAGAGGGAAGCCAGGGTTCAGACCATCCATCCTCATGTTACATGGTTTCTCTGCTCACAAAGACACATGGCTCACTATGGTCAAGGTAACATAATCCATACATCACCTAGCATGATGTGGGCTGGTAAAGTAGTTGTGGACAAATGTAGGTTTATCTTTACTACTGTAATAGTAGGTATTAGCATGTATAGTTGATTCCCATAAAAAGGTAAATATCAGGTTTTGTAACATGTATCTATGGCATGCAGTATCTACCCAAACACCTGCACATACTGTGCGTGGATATGCCTGGCCATGAGGGAACCACTCGTACCAACTCAGAGGACTACTCCATCCAGGGCCAGGTCAAGAGGATTCATCAGGTGGGTCTTGGTCCTGTCGCCAGATTGGAACAACATGCGCTCACCCGATACACAGCATGAAGGATCATCAAAGATTGCATTGGTGACCATGAATGTGGACAAGAAGAGTTGTCTTAAGTTATGTCACAATAAGTAACCACGTGCCGTAGCATCAGAGTTTCTATGCTGTACTCCTTATGCAGTTTGTGGAGAACGTTCGACTGAACAGGAAGCCCTTCCATCTGGTCGGGACCTCCATGGGGGGCAATGTGGCAGGGGTGTACGCAGCCAGCTTCCCCTCCGAAATCTGTAGCATCACCCTTATCTGTCCAGCAGGTCAGTCATACGTTATCACAATATTGCgatatcactgtgtgtgtgtgtgtgtgtgtgtgtgtgtgtgtgtgtgtgtgtgtgtgtgtgtgtgtgtgtgtgtgtgtgtgtgtgtgtgtgtgtgtgtgtgtgtgtgagagagagagagattcagggaAAAAAATCAGTCTCTGATCAGAAAAAAAGTATCAATATGTCTTCACCCCCTAGGTATACGGTACCCCTGTGAGACAAAATTTGACAATCATCTGCAGGAccttgagcacagccattacactctgAGCATCCCACTGATTCCGTCCACACCAGAGGAGATGGAGGATATGCTCAGGCTTTGCTCCCATGTCCGCTTTAAGATCCCTCAACAGGTGGAGTAATCCGACTGATCCATAGGTCTAGGCCTACTTTATTCAAAAAATATATTACTTTTTTTAACCCCTCccccaccatttgccttgatgacagtgttgcgcactcttggcattcccgagtggcgcagcagtctaaggggggttaggggagggtttggctggggtaggctgtcattgtaaaataagcatttgttcttaactg
The DNA window shown above is from Salmo salar chromosome ssa13, Ssal_v3.1, whole genome shotgun sequence and carries:
- the abhd6b gene encoding monoacylglycerol lipase ABHD6b → MAADLDMVNLLVIAGATLAIPILSFVASFILWPSALIKIYYWYWRRTLGLQVRYADCGGYRFCYSYRGKPGFRPSILMLHGFSAHKDTWLTMVKYLPKHLHILCVDMPGHEGTTRTNSEDYSIQGQVKRIHQFVENVRLNRKPFHLVGTSMGGNVAGVYAASFPSEICSITLICPAGIRYPCETKFDNHLQDLEHSHYTLSIPLIPSTPEEMEDMLRLCSHVRFKIPQQILQGLVDVRLPHNDFYQEVFMEILGENSRYALQENLQLITAPLQVIWGKQDQVVDVSGAVVVAEALPGCRVDLLENCGHSVVMERPRRTAKLIMEFIISLGTTSGTIKKRS